A stretch of DNA from Anopheles nili chromosome 2, idAnoNiliSN_F5_01, whole genome shotgun sequence:
TATATATCTGTGTATTCAATACGattatttttgtattcaagttattaatttatatttttatttgttttcagcAATCCGGTGGCGCAAAGTACTGACGGGTCTAGGAGCAAAATAGGGTTCAGGCATGGCAGGCACGCCTGGGAAGTAAGATGGGAAGGTCCGCTTGGGACTGTAGCAGTGGTAGGAATTGCAACCAAGGATGCAGCTATTCAATGCCATGGGTATTATGCTTTGCTCGGTAAGTATATTGATTTttatatgtaaatatttaatataatgtataataaaaataaatatgtcatatatatatatatatatatatatatatatatatatatatatatatatatatatatatatatatatatatatatatatatatatattatatatatatatatatatatatatatatatatatatatacatatttatcaATATGCACGTAATCAATTACAGGCGCTGATGATCAAAGCTGGGGTTGGAACCTAGTAGACAATCTCTTACTGCATAACGGAGATGCGCATGGTATTTACCCTTTGTTGAATAATGCACCAAAGTATAAGGTATTCGAAAAACATACGGAAAATTACGGATTTTATCAATTCTAAATCTATTTTTAACAatacatttgttttaaatatatttttttttctcaggtCGGAGAAAGAATTCGGGTGATACTAGACTGCGACGATAATACCCTatcttttgaaaaaaattatgaatTTCTGGGTGTAGCTTTCACAGGTAATTGAATCAAATGTTTAATGTTGGGTTTAAATTTATCGTCACATATGTTACAGATTTACCCGATAAAATATTCTATCCAACGGTGGCTGCTGTGTATGGAAATACAGAAATATCTATGGTATATCTCGGTCCGCCTCTGGACGGCTAACGAATTTTCTATACCGGATTTCATTTCCGTACATATTAAGTGCATAGGTAATTGCTTTGTTACCTCAATCGAGGCAGGTCCAATCGAAAACCAAAATAGTCCTCAATCGTCCGACTTTCTTGTAATCACAAACGGAATATTTTTAGGAAAACAACTTAGACAcaacaaattatttattcgttgCTATCGATTTAACTTACggtattttttacttttgaatCAGAGCCTGCTAGTCAAATAGATTTTTTGGTGTATAATAATAACCAACTACTTTAAGAGAATTTATATAAAATGGACCAAAGGAATAGATGGTTATTTTATATCACACAAATTTGCATTATATTCCATATATTAAAACCATACATGTTCTTTTAAAGAAGATTTGTTACTTGTTTGTATGTAAATGTTTGCTGTTTTAGCATTCTTACAGtatgcatttttgcattttggtTTGGTAAAATAATTATTGAGGTATTGTATGTGATCCACATCCGACATAAATGTAGCAGCTTAATGGATGATTGTatgtgaaaaagaagaatacaAAACTGATTCCGCTGCTTTATTTGCTAATATTAACAAATAGAATATATATTgatatatgttttatttcaatcattAACATGAAGATTccaaaataatttatttcattcataataaatttatcgattcATTATTGCTATTGTTTAGAAGATAGTGAAATTCATTGAAAAATGAACTTTGAACGTTTGCtgagaaagaaataaaatgatagTTGATAACGGTCTTTGTGTCGcgaaaaattacattttaatcATGATTTACAGCTACAATCTGATCTTATATCGGAGCATGATTGCGTGATGCTCAAAATCAATGATGAGAGTATCTTTAGAAAATAAGTTTAATTCTTTCCTAATATTCGTTTAAAAAAACTTAGTGAAGAAAACATTGTTGCGTCTGTTCCATTTTATGGTATCCGTTATCATTCCACTATGTTCCAAACTGTGGTATCCGTTAATAGCCCTATCGGTACTCTCATTCATCGCTTGCTCGGTATGATTTTCCGAATATCTATTTTCCAGTTTCTTGATCATTATCGCTTCAACTTATATTTTTCCCGTCCTTCTTCTGTGTTTCTGTTTGTGCCTCGACGAGTTACTGTTGTCGAGCAAACCATCCAAACGCACTAGGCTATCTATATTTCtggaaatttttcattttgttattattcaaaagaagtatttgatttttttcttgcatggcagagttgaacattttcaataTGCATCTCCATATTCATAACGAGTAGTTAAACTTCCTCCACCCCTTCACATTCTTCTGCTGCGTTGAGTGACAAAAATCACAAAGAAATTTGACTCATTATCCTCCAAGGCATATTATATTTCGTATCTATGTTATTCGTTTcattatataaaatataaatgaatgATGTGATAACATGCTTTGGAGTTCTTCATACATCtatgtgaaaattaaaaatgtaaaatgtgGAGTTCTTCATACATCTATGTGAAACCAGACATGTAAAATAAACAAGAATGCAAAAAGGAAGCCACGTTCCTACCACAATGATGGAGCATTTAAtaggatggaaggaaaaatgacaCAGTGATAATTAGCTCGTAGGTGTTATGGTTTACATAACGAAAGAAAGATCTAAAACAGGAGGAAAGTTATTGGTATAGAacgagtgaagagaaaaacggGTGGAATGTTTGGAGCAAAGGTGAACACGAATCGACGAGAGGTGGAtcgatttgaatgaaaatgaatataTGGATATGACATTGTTGAAAGGGAAACCAAGTGAAACACTTACGGGCGATTGGTTGGGACGATGAATTCGTAGAGATAAAATGTGCGGTATGACAAGGTGTGTAGTCTGTTTGGAGAGGGAGTCAGGAGAATGGATAAAATAGTAGGGAAATAGCACATCAATATTTACACTCGACGAATTTAAATTCGAACATCAAAGTATTTGCACGAATGGTGATCATTAAAACCATGTAAGATTGAAAAAGTGCTCATATTCATGGCTTGTTGTACTCTAAATAAATGATCTCTTAATGAAGGTAAAAGTATAGCAATACCCAAAAACAGCATCAACTTGGTTGAAATCGGATATCGGCTAGTGTCAAATAAGGCTTAGAAGAGAGCTGCAGCGAGTTAACAGTAAAAAGACACCACTTTGAACATGATTACGGATGTAGGTCGGAACAAAACAGAATGCGGTGCTGGGAAGTATTACCAAGAGATACCATATTTAACTGAAATAACTTCATCTCCAATATGAGCTGctgacaaaataaaaacaggtAGAGCTACCAGCCGTAGAGCCCATTATGAGAGAGGTTCAATGCTTTAATGAATAGTTAAACGATCAGAACAACAAGCTGTTAGAGGCAtatgatatcatgctactgccgGTTAGCATTGATGAATCACTGAATGCTGAATCCgttgtttgaataataatcAGACACCCTTTATTGAACTGAACTGAACAAAGTTGGGATCcagcataaaaacaaaatatcatcaAATCGGTACTAAGATATGGAATAGCGAATCAATGCGTGATTTTGACCTTTAAACACAACTATTTATCTATATTATACGATCATCTATTGTATATAAAAGAACGAAGGCAAACTTCAGTGCTGTAACTACAGAGTGTGGTAGTCTATTTCTTCAACATAGACTCGTCGAAAAGAATCAGAAAGGGTTTTTTAAACGGAAAATAAGCAGATGAGATCCTTATCTTGATCAACAGCAACATGAACTACTATTGCAACACATTAAAGTTCAACGGTCGAAGTTGGTACTTCTCAAATTCTTGTAGTTCAGCCGTTTAACCTACAATGAGGTCTTTCGCAATTCTTGCCAGCTCCTAAGTCTTTTGCTACCCAACAGAGCTAGGTTGGCGTTTAAATGAATCAATGACTATGTTCTCAAAAGTACTGGCAGACGAAAACATTTCACACTTTTGGCAGACGAAAAGATTTCATAATAATAGCAAAGGTAAATTATACTACATTAAAAGTaaggtggaaaactgtgaataCAAAAGCAATGCAAATAATATcaacaaaatataattttgACCACACTAGTACTCACTTTATTGCATTTAACtacataaattacattttataaTCGGTTTACAAACTTCAACACGTCAAATCCCTACCAGCATCTCTTAAAGTTGTTAGAGGTTATCTTCTTCGACTTTCACATATGTTTTTGTCTCTAAAAGAGTGCATTGTTGTCGAGAGGTTACCTTAAAATGTAACCAATCATAAACCGATGTCTGTAACCTGTTGTGAAGCCAATTGAATACTACGTATTTACTGAACAGAATGCGCgtgaataattttaattatttaattaacgGTTGTGTTTTATGGTTTCATTGCGTTGCTTTGATATAGAAGGGTGTAGGTGGAAATATTGATATTGGGTTTGGAATTCATGTGAGTATAATGTTTTGCTAGCGTAGAGTTTGATCTTCGACTTGAAACCTACACCTACCCAGCctaaatgtttgtttgtggtcGAACATCAAATacgctgcaaaaaaaatgcgaaaatacTGGTAATTTATGTTTAAGAATCTAACTTCTACCAACCGTTAAACATCATTAAGTAAAACTAACAATTGTAGCAAAAGATGTTTAAGATTCATATAGTAACGGTACTCGGCCGGTTTGAGACTCTTCGGACGATTTTTCACTACTTCGTTCCATACTTCTTATTCCATCTGTTTCGAGGGAATGTGCAGAAGTTTCTCCAGCAGAAATGCTGAGTGCCGTGGGTCGGAATTTGTCAAGCACTAAATGATTGCTTCCTTTAATCGGTATATACTGATAATCCATATCATTGTCTACATTTTTGAACAAGAGGTCGCTAAGGTACCGTCGGTTCATTGGAGGGTTTTGTCTCATCGGCTTCGATGCATGCCACAATTCCAAATGTTTATCGTATTCCATTGGCCCTTCTGGAGGCGGTGAACTGCGCTTACGTAGGTAATTGAAACAGCATGTACGAAAATGACGTGTCCCGCAAGCCGATGCACACTCCCGACCACACGAATCGCAAGATAGTGCCACTGGAAATGAGCAGGCCACCCATAGTACGCAAGCTGAAAGAAACAGAGTGTAATATTTGTTACAGATGGCCactaaaatgataaatgataaTATCGACGATTTATGACCATCTACCAGGCCACGAGGCGAGCATTTGTGGGTGCtaaaattttaatcaattacAATTCCATAGGTTTCTACAATGTGAGTtacaattaaaatttattgtacATTTGATGGGTTTGAACGAATGGTAATCATTTCGAGCTTCTCTTTAAGAAATTCTGTTCCAATATATGGATGCCCTCTAGCTCCTGAACGTAGCAATTATatgaaaatgagaaaactatgaggatcaaacaaaaataaataattttagaCATTTTCTAGGTTTTTATCCCAACTCAATGCGTaatttatatttgaaaatttaggTAATCCAATTTTGTCATTTATTATAcatcttttttattatttctgtaTGATTAAGGTGAAGTACACTTTAAATGAATCATTTGTTATAAAATGATTCTCTTAGCTTCTAGAAGAACTTTAAGGAAAGCTAGTTTGGGAAAGCTGTGAATAAGCTATTTGatgaaatgttttgtttttatgatttttgaactcttttgatttttttaatttcttttttttcagtcTTACTTTATAACTTTtgaattttagcttttttccaGTCTTGCTTTATTAATCTTTACTTTGGGCATATAAGAAATTTTGAAGtagttataaattttataacaatAGCTATTTATAAAACTGTTGGATGGTAATTTTTCTTGGttcaatttatatttttctgtattgatttgtatttaatttttgcaGTGTATATCTAAAGACAATAATACGATTTGTTTTCATAAATGATGAAACTTATATTGTAAAGTTGTTTTTAATGcttgattttatttgaaatttgtATTTCTCACGAAGTAGTATTTTCTTCATACCAAATTATACTCACATCCAAGTATGATGGATATATATGCCGCAGAATTCAtaatgcttttttattttcctccagtTCAAATGCGAGTCAATTCAACTGAGAATAActtttaatatttatatttcgTTAGTACTACAGTGTGAagattttgtaaaataatgaaTCCTAATCACTTTCACCCATTTCGAcagaatattttaaattatttaaattttatatctGTTGCTGCTATCTGCACGTCTAGTGAAAAACTAAGCTTCCTGGCAGATCAGCCAGCGGTATTTATACACTGGattgttttgcgtttgtgtGATAACGGATACAGACACGCTTTACTCTCTGAAACTTTTATCATCGTGCTTGGTTACCACGCACGATGTAGTAGAAGGGTGCTGGAGAAAATGGTTTGGGAGAAGAAAGGGAGAAGGGAAATCGATATGACGTCATAATTGCGTGTAAaacattttgaattttcccgCGCAATCTCTCAGCTAGACTCCAATCTCTCTACTGTTATTTCTTTGGCATCATGCATTTTGAGAAAACTTTCCATATGAACCTCAGCTAAGGCAAATGTTCCAATAGTATGGATTTGTTTGGGAATGTTGCTATCTCTGCTACCAATGACTTACAATGACATCCTTTGAGCTTGTCTTGAGGTTtgttgatcaaattaacaaaTTT
This window harbors:
- the LOC128719993 gene encoding F-box/SPRY domain-containing protein 1, which codes for MDEDLIEYAPNIPDNVLELIFSFLKLQDLRNCALVCKSWYRFLCDENNEVWRAQCLQKVPTEAFKNDLLSVVPTYKSKLRAFFHAWNPFDCSRHVYIKPNGFTLHRNPVAQSTDGSRSKIGFRHGRHAWEVRWEGPLGTVAVVGIATKDAAIQCHGYYALLGADDQSWGWNLVDNLLLHNGDAHGIYPLLNNAPKYKVGERIRVILDCDDNTLSFEKNYEFLGVAFTDLPDKIFYPTVAAVYGNTEISMVYLGPPLDG
- the LOC128731352 gene encoding uncharacterized protein LOC128731352, whose translation is MNSAAYISIILGSCVLWVACSFPVALSCDSCGRECASACGTRHFRTCCFNYLRKRSSPPPEGPMEYDKHLELWHASKPMRQNPPMNRRYLSDLLFKNVDNDMDYQYIPIKGSNHLVLDKFRPTALSISAGETSAHSLETDGIRSMERSSEKSSEESQTGRVPLLYES